A window of the Streptomyces luomodiensis genome harbors these coding sequences:
- a CDS encoding ATP-binding protein — protein MYELHDEPDRRYTMRAPNIPETAKVAREMVSGLLSATGHPSLIDTARLLVSELVSNVHLHTKVPLLMLEATVRADQLHVSVRDEDPSGMPNTTTRPTPHAEHGRGLLLVQAYADAWGTVWHGGLHPRGKSVWFELADQPRARSGSSNA, from the coding sequence ATGTACGAACTCCACGACGAACCCGACCGCCGCTACACGATGCGCGCCCCCAACATCCCCGAAACCGCCAAGGTCGCACGGGAGATGGTCTCGGGGCTGCTCTCGGCCACCGGACACCCCTCCCTCATCGACACCGCCCGCCTCCTCGTCTCCGAGCTGGTGTCCAACGTGCATCTGCACACCAAGGTCCCGCTCCTGATGCTGGAGGCCACGGTCCGCGCGGACCAACTCCACGTATCCGTACGGGACGAGGACCCCTCCGGGATGCCCAATACGACAACGCGACCCACTCCACACGCCGAACACGGCCGCGGCTTACTCCTGGTCCAGGCGTACGCGGACGCATGGGGCACCGTCTGGCACGGCGGGCTGCACCCGCGTGGCAAGAGCGTGTGGTTCGAGCTGGCCGACCAGCCGCGAGCACGGTCCGGTTCGTCCAACGCCTGA
- a CDS encoding DUF397 domain-containing protein — translation MSTLFNRRKSSFSGAQDPDCVEFARGASAVLLRESDAPCTILTSTPPASPPSSSASRRAGGLDHLIP, via the coding sequence GTGAGCACGTTGTTCAACCGGCGGAAGTCGTCATTTTCGGGCGCGCAAGATCCCGACTGCGTCGAATTCGCACGCGGCGCCAGCGCCGTCCTCCTCCGTGAGAGCGACGCCCCCTGCACCATCCTCACCAGCACCCCGCCCGCCTCGCCGCCTTCATCGTCGGCGTCAAGGCGGGCGGGCGGCCTCGACCACCTCATCCCCTGA
- a CDS encoding helix-turn-helix domain-containing protein — protein sequence MPPRDTPTARQVRLGTELRKMRERAGRTARETAGLLGVDQARVSNIEAGRIGVSGERIRRLATFYACADTALVDALCAIAEERRGQFWWDEYRGILVPGFLDVAEMEHHAVYLRSMQAMVIPGLLQTEDYARVLFQGGAPPLPADEINTRVEHRMKRQVVLEREEPVRLTATIHEAALRMRFGGRKVARKQLERLMEVSGNPSITLRVVPFTNEQFVETTHPILYAGAAVPQLDTVQVDSVVGGRFLDAEAELQRFRELLDKAEGAALGTEESRQLIHHIAREL from the coding sequence ATGCCGCCAAGGGACACCCCTACGGCCCGACAGGTGCGCCTCGGCACCGAGTTACGCAAGATGCGTGAACGCGCGGGCAGGACGGCTCGCGAGACCGCTGGCTTGCTGGGCGTTGACCAGGCCAGGGTGAGCAACATCGAAGCCGGGCGCATTGGCGTGAGCGGTGAGCGCATCCGCCGTCTCGCCACCTTCTACGCATGTGCGGACACCGCGTTGGTCGACGCCCTGTGCGCCATCGCCGAGGAACGGCGGGGGCAGTTCTGGTGGGACGAGTATCGAGGCATCCTTGTACCCGGGTTTCTGGATGTGGCCGAGATGGAGCACCACGCGGTGTACCTGCGCTCCATGCAGGCGATGGTCATCCCGGGGCTGTTGCAGACCGAGGACTACGCACGTGTCCTCTTCCAGGGCGGCGCTCCACCACTGCCTGCGGACGAGATCAACACGCGTGTTGAGCACAGGATGAAGAGGCAGGTGGTTCTGGAGCGGGAGGAGCCGGTCCGCCTGACGGCGACGATTCATGAGGCGGCGCTGCGCATGCGGTTCGGGGGCCGGAAGGTGGCCCGTAAGCAGCTTGAGCGTTTGATGGAGGTCTCCGGCAACCCATCGATCACCTTGAGGGTCGTCCCCTTCACCAACGAGCAATTCGTTGAGACCACTCATCCAATTTTGTACGCTGGCGCGGCGGTTCCCCAATTGGACACGGTTCAGGTGGACAGCGTGGTCGGAGGCCGCTTTCTGGACGCCGAGGCCGAGCTTCAGAGGTTTCGAGAGCTGCTTGACAAGGCTGAGGGCGCGGCGCTCGGCACGGAGGAATCGCGGCAGCTCATCCATCACATCGCGCGTGAACTGTGA
- a CDS encoding phosphatase, producing the protein MPIPSAVPSRAELIDHLIRTRIAGDVATPRENNLSHYRKLANGDRHYWLGLELGDRWTDEQDVLAVMAERCGVVDDPEHRSGQDTIDPELTVGALDRMASVLRKAAEAKERVLFATGHPGGLLEVHRATAAALRAAGCEIVEIPGGLQADEGYVFQFCDVAMLERGATLWHTHSPAPMAAILDGLAHEGRPLPDLVVADHGWAGCAGQRGIDAVGYADCNDPALFLGESEGTLSVVVPLDDHVTSPRFYDPMTAYLLDAAGLTAQF; encoded by the coding sequence ATGCCGATACCCAGCGCCGTGCCCAGCCGTGCCGAACTGATCGACCACCTCATCCGTACGCGCATCGCGGGCGATGTCGCCACCCCCCGCGAGAACAACCTCTCCCACTACCGCAAGCTCGCGAACGGCGACCGCCACTACTGGCTGGGACTGGAGCTGGGCGACCGCTGGACCGATGAGCAGGACGTGCTGGCGGTCATGGCGGAGCGGTGCGGGGTGGTCGACGACCCGGAGCACCGCTCGGGGCAGGACACGATCGACCCGGAGCTGACGGTCGGCGCGCTGGACCGGATGGCGTCGGTGCTGCGGAAGGCGGCGGAGGCGAAGGAGCGGGTGCTGTTCGCCACCGGGCATCCGGGCGGGCTGCTGGAGGTCCACCGGGCCACGGCGGCGGCGCTGCGGGCGGCGGGGTGCGAGATCGTGGAGATCCCGGGCGGGCTCCAGGCGGACGAGGGGTACGTCTTCCAGTTCTGCGACGTGGCGATGCTGGAGCGGGGTGCCACGCTGTGGCACACCCACTCCCCCGCGCCCATGGCGGCGATCCTCGACGGACTGGCCCACGAGGGGCGTCCGCTGCCCGATCTGGTGGTCGCCGACCACGGCTGGGCGGGGTGCGCGGGACAGCGGGGCATCGACGCGGTCGGCTACGCGGACTGCAATGACCCGGCACTCTTCCTGGGCGAGTCCGAGGGCACGCTGTCGGTGGTGGTCCCGCTGGACGACCACGTCACCAGCCCGAGGTTCTACGACCCGATGACGGCGTACCTGCTGGACGCGGCGGGACTGACGGCCCAGTTCTGA
- the tgmB gene encoding ATP-grasp ribosomal peptide maturase, with the protein MLVVTALDDVTADLVIQVLNERKVPAVRLDLGDFPTSVTTDAYLGQTGISGHVITETRALDLARVRSVYWRRPSPYTSSADLTEQDAQWCVEQARYGLGGILAALPGAHYVNHPWRNRDAEYKPAQLATAARCGLPVLPTLITNDPGKATRFAIDHGPVVYKPLRNSDYLSEDAQALTVWVDEVDPVSIGPGLAQTMHLFQRRLDKVADIRLTAVGEHVFAVRIDGSPGLDWRRDYDALRYTLVEPPPAVVKGVHAYLDAFHLSFGAFDFGLDRAGRWWMYECNPNGQWAWFPAHITERIAQALANQLQCRGQLHDC; encoded by the coding sequence GTGCTCGTGGTGACCGCGTTGGATGATGTCACCGCAGACCTCGTCATCCAGGTGCTCAACGAGCGGAAAGTCCCCGCCGTCCGACTGGACCTCGGCGACTTCCCCACATCCGTGACGACGGACGCGTATCTCGGCCAGACCGGAATCAGCGGCCACGTGATCACGGAGACCCGCGCCCTGGACCTGGCGAGGGTCCGGTCGGTCTACTGGCGGCGCCCGAGTCCCTACACCAGTTCCGCGGACTTGACCGAGCAAGACGCCCAGTGGTGCGTCGAACAGGCCAGATATGGGCTCGGTGGCATTCTGGCCGCGCTTCCGGGCGCCCATTACGTGAACCACCCGTGGCGCAACCGCGACGCCGAATACAAACCCGCCCAGCTCGCGACGGCAGCGCGGTGCGGACTGCCCGTGCTACCGACTTTAATCACCAACGACCCTGGTAAGGCGACCCGGTTCGCCATCGACCACGGTCCGGTGGTCTACAAACCACTACGGAACAGCGACTACCTCAGCGAGGACGCCCAAGCTCTCACGGTGTGGGTCGACGAGGTGGACCCGGTGAGCATCGGCCCAGGTCTGGCGCAGACCATGCACCTCTTCCAACGACGGCTGGACAAGGTGGCCGACATACGGCTCACAGCGGTGGGCGAGCACGTCTTCGCCGTACGCATCGACGGGTCACCTGGTCTTGACTGGCGCCGCGACTACGACGCACTGCGCTACACCCTGGTCGAGCCACCGCCGGCGGTGGTCAAGGGTGTTCACGCCTATCTGGACGCCTTCCATCTGAGCTTTGGCGCCTTCGACTTCGGTCTCGACCGCGCTGGCCGCTGGTGGATGTACGAATGCAACCCGAACGGCCAGTGGGCGTGGTTCCCGGCCCACATCACCGAACGAATCGCCCAAGCCCTCGCAAACCAACTCCAGTGCCGAGGACAGTTACATGACTGCTGA
- a CDS encoding N-acetyltransferase gives MATSLAVADIDGITITRLSERPALIDRVYDIDGNWPAFLPHDLVGNALLNQVPADFPEYCVVATDGDRVVARGLSVPFNAELDGREEMPDQGWSRVLAWAFRDRRRGQPPTAASALEITVDNAYLGGGLSYPMLAAMREAVREQGHESLLAPVRPTAKHRQPHVPMADYILQLRDDGLPSDPWLRVHVKSGGTIEKVAPASMTVSGSLAQWRQWTDLPFDRDGDVEVPGALVPVRCDLTHDRAVYVEPNVWIRHGARSHP, from the coding sequence ATGGCAACGTCCCTCGCCGTGGCAGACATCGACGGCATCACCATCACCCGGCTCTCCGAGCGCCCGGCGCTGATCGACCGCGTCTATGACATCGACGGGAACTGGCCCGCCTTCCTCCCCCATGATCTGGTCGGGAACGCCCTGCTGAACCAGGTGCCGGCGGACTTCCCCGAGTACTGCGTGGTAGCGACCGACGGCGACCGGGTGGTGGCGCGGGGGCTCAGCGTGCCGTTCAACGCCGAGCTCGACGGGCGGGAGGAAATGCCCGACCAGGGCTGGAGCCGCGTACTGGCGTGGGCGTTCCGCGATCGGCGCCGCGGGCAGCCGCCGACGGCGGCCAGCGCGCTGGAGATCACGGTGGACAACGCGTACCTGGGCGGCGGTCTGTCCTACCCCATGCTGGCGGCGATGCGGGAGGCGGTCCGGGAGCAGGGCCACGAGTCGCTGCTGGCCCCGGTCCGCCCGACGGCCAAGCACCGGCAACCGCACGTCCCCATGGCCGACTACATCCTCCAGCTGCGCGACGACGGACTGCCGAGCGACCCCTGGCTACGGGTGCACGTCAAGAGTGGCGGCACCATCGAGAAGGTCGCGCCCGCGTCGATGACGGTCAGCGGATCCCTGGCTCAGTGGCGGCAGTGGACCGACCTGCCCTTCGACCGCGACGGTGACGTCGAGGTGCCCGGTGCGCTGGTCCCGGTGCGGTGCGACCTCACCCATGACCGCGCGGTCTACGTCGAACCCAACGTGTGGATCCGGCACGGCGCACGCAGCCACCCCTAA
- a CDS encoding response regulator transcription factor — translation MTSGMTGRTGGPSGPLRVLVVDDHTVMRAGVIALLASEPTIEIIGEAADGRQALELVARHTPDVALIDLRMPVLDGVATTAEIVAHHPRTRVLILTTYDTDAEIERGVEAGAIGYLLKDTTREQLVDAIHAAARGETVLAPRVAEKLVARMRQPVQVPLTARETDVLNAVADGLTNAEIGQRLVIAEATVKTHLLRLFAKLDVNDRTRAVVVAMERGLLRRSSG, via the coding sequence ATGACCAGTGGCATGACCGGCCGGACGGGCGGACCGTCGGGCCCCCTGCGGGTCCTGGTGGTGGACGACCACACCGTGATGCGCGCCGGAGTGATCGCCCTCCTCGCCTCCGAACCCACCATCGAGATCATCGGCGAGGCGGCCGACGGCCGCCAGGCCCTGGAACTGGTCGCCCGCCACACCCCCGACGTCGCCCTGATCGATCTGCGGATGCCGGTCCTCGACGGGGTCGCGACCACGGCCGAGATCGTCGCCCACCATCCGCGGACCCGGGTGCTGATCCTCACCACGTACGACACGGACGCCGAGATCGAACGCGGCGTCGAGGCCGGCGCGATCGGCTATCTGCTCAAGGACACCACCCGCGAGCAACTGGTCGACGCCATCCACGCGGCCGCGCGCGGCGAGACCGTCCTGGCCCCGCGCGTGGCCGAGAAACTGGTGGCCCGGATGCGCCAGCCGGTGCAGGTGCCGCTGACCGCGCGGGAGACCGATGTGCTGAACGCGGTCGCCGACGGGCTCACCAACGCCGAGATCGGTCAGCGGCTGGTCATCGCGGAGGCCACGGTCAAGACCCATCTGCTGCGGCTCTTCGCCAAGCTCGATGTGAACGACCGGACCCGCGCCGTGGTCGTGGCCATGGAACGGGGGCTGCTGCGGCGGTCTTCGGGGTAG
- a CDS encoding ArsR/SmtB family transcription factor: protein MHALDVLGDPVRRRILELLAEGERPSGQVSSVIQQEFGISQPAVSQHLRVLREAGFASVRAEGTRRLYAVEAAPLREVDRWLERFRGFWEQRLDALGTELARGNRRRRLDQGRGGGRATDTDGET, encoded by the coding sequence GTGCACGCACTCGATGTCCTGGGAGACCCCGTCCGGCGCCGGATACTGGAGCTGCTCGCCGAGGGAGAGCGGCCGTCCGGCCAGGTCAGCTCCGTCATCCAGCAGGAGTTCGGCATCTCGCAGCCCGCCGTGTCGCAGCATCTGCGGGTGTTGCGGGAAGCCGGATTCGCCTCCGTACGGGCCGAGGGCACCCGGCGGCTGTATGCCGTCGAGGCCGCCCCCCTGCGGGAAGTCGACCGGTGGCTCGAGCGGTTCCGGGGCTTCTGGGAGCAGCGGCTGGACGCGCTGGGGACGGAACTGGCGCGGGGCAACCGCCGACGACGGCTCGACCAGGGGCGCGGCGGCGGCCGTGCGACCGATACCGATGGGGAAACGTAG
- the tgmC gene encoding ATP-grasp peptide maturase system methyltransferase yields MTADTASLRRALAAKIGGGSLKDPAWRAAVGSVPRELFLGAGLFRPNGSLWEPVRRATVGEEEWHRLAYADTTWVTQVEGVDATEAVGPLTGRPTSSSTLPSLVVRTLEVAGIHDGDKVLEIGTGTGYSTAVICHRLGDANVTSIEYDSRLAESAAASLRTAGYAPTLVTGDGLHGYRDGAEYDAVVATCAVRHIPRSWLWQLRDGGTITAPLGGWMVASGLIRLTLGDDGVAEGRFSGDRVSYMLARPHERPPRPTFYPLPGEARRSRVNPGLLQDWTAHFVAQLAAPSAELVMSGEEVILVDVATGSQAWTEPAGDGWSVHQDGPLRLWDQVEDALATWQTAGSPDQTAFGMTVTDETQRVWLGDPAGPSWRLPT; encoded by the coding sequence ATGACTGCTGATACCGCCTCACTGCGCCGCGCTCTCGCGGCGAAGATCGGCGGCGGTTCGCTGAAGGACCCCGCCTGGCGAGCCGCCGTCGGGTCCGTACCCCGGGAGCTCTTCCTCGGCGCGGGCCTCTTCCGCCCCAATGGGTCGCTGTGGGAACCGGTTCGTCGCGCCACGGTCGGAGAGGAGGAGTGGCACCGATTGGCCTACGCCGACACCACGTGGGTGACCCAGGTGGAGGGTGTTGACGCCACCGAGGCGGTCGGTCCGCTGACGGGCCGGCCGACATCCTCCTCGACGCTGCCCTCCCTCGTCGTCCGCACGCTTGAAGTGGCCGGCATCCACGACGGCGACAAGGTGTTGGAAATCGGCACCGGAACCGGTTACTCGACCGCGGTCATCTGCCACAGGCTGGGCGACGCCAACGTCACCTCCATCGAGTACGACAGTCGTCTGGCGGAGAGCGCCGCCGCCAGCCTTCGCACGGCCGGTTACGCCCCGACCCTGGTGACCGGCGATGGCCTGCACGGATACCGGGATGGCGCCGAGTACGACGCCGTGGTCGCCACCTGCGCGGTACGGCACATCCCCCGCTCCTGGCTCTGGCAGCTCCGCGACGGCGGAACCATCACCGCACCCCTCGGCGGCTGGATGGTGGCGTCCGGCCTGATCCGCCTCACACTGGGCGACGACGGCGTTGCCGAGGGCCGCTTCTCCGGGGACCGTGTCTCCTACATGCTGGCCCGCCCCCACGAACGCCCGCCCCGCCCGACGTTCTACCCGCTTCCTGGCGAAGCCAGGCGGTCCCGTGTCAACCCCGGCCTCTTGCAGGACTGGACAGCACACTTCGTCGCCCAGCTTGCAGCTCCCTCGGCAGAGCTGGTGATGTCGGGCGAGGAGGTGATCCTGGTCGACGTGGCGACCGGCTCCCAAGCGTGGACCGAGCCCGCAGGAGACGGCTGGTCGGTTCACCAGGACGGCCCGCTCCGCCTCTGGGATCAGGTTGAGGACGCGCTCGCGACGTGGCAGACCGCCGGCTCTCCGGACCAGACCGCCTTCGGAATGACGGTCACCGACGAGACGCAGCGGGTGTGGCTCGGCGACCCGGCCGGTCCGAGTTGGAGGCTCCCGACCTGA
- a CDS encoding SRPBCC family protein codes for MSEIVDQINHIHREVGTREVPEGEARTILVRRTYDAAIKDVWDACTDPERIGRWFLPVSGDLKLGGHYQLEGNAGGEILRCEPPRLLAVSWLFGENPGFSEVEVRLTAEGEERTVFELEHVAVVPPGMWDQFGPGAVGVGWDGGLLGLGLYLSGGELPAGPEAWQTSGEGREFMTRSSEAWGVAYAASGASADVAAAAVRATTEFYVPEG; via the coding sequence ATGAGCGAGATCGTCGACCAGATCAACCACATCCACCGCGAGGTCGGCACCCGCGAGGTGCCCGAGGGTGAGGCGCGCACCATCCTGGTGCGGCGCACCTACGACGCCGCGATCAAGGACGTATGGGACGCGTGCACCGACCCGGAGCGGATCGGCCGCTGGTTCCTGCCGGTGAGCGGTGACCTGAAGCTCGGTGGCCACTATCAGCTGGAGGGCAACGCGGGCGGCGAGATCCTGCGCTGTGAGCCGCCACGACTGCTCGCGGTGAGCTGGCTGTTCGGCGAGAACCCCGGATTCAGCGAGGTCGAGGTCCGGCTGACGGCCGAGGGCGAGGAGCGGACCGTGTTCGAGCTGGAGCATGTCGCGGTCGTACCGCCCGGGATGTGGGACCAGTTCGGCCCCGGTGCGGTGGGCGTCGGCTGGGACGGCGGACTGCTCGGCCTCGGGCTGTATCTGTCGGGTGGCGAGCTCCCCGCCGGCCCGGAGGCGTGGCAGACCTCGGGCGAGGGGCGGGAGTTCATGACCCGCAGCAGCGAAGCCTGGGGCGTGGCGTACGCGGCCTCGGGCGCGTCGGCGGATGTGGCGGCGGCCGCGGTGCGGGCGACGACGGAGTTCTACGTGCCCGAGGGTTAG
- a CDS encoding sensor histidine kinase, translating to MNVWWRAGGRANSDREAAVGHPADPFWVASLRQWNAVCWVLFAAMSVGLAALDRPGGSKYAALALLGCVALAYLILDRFPDNPVLRPHTYLWVLVLGLGGLSYLRGGYAALFIVTLPHYWLFGRTPRTSIVFTGLATVSSLTGSWLRQGWSADFLSSTLVSTLIVAAASVLLGLWVHAVVAQSKERAGLIAALERTQLELSEAHQRQGAADERERIARDIHDTLAQGFASIIVLAEAARAGLDTDTERSAQQLRSIENTARENLAEARALVGSAQVGQVAVGSVAQTLRRTLDRFTEDSGLTVTADLADIACDQPTRIALLRCTQESLANVRKHAAASTVGVVLSKQPFGVELEITDDGRGFVVGRARGFGLDGMRKRLAELGGRLTVTSSVGDGTRVLAVIPTTEDEVVA from the coding sequence GTGAACGTGTGGTGGAGGGCCGGCGGCCGTGCGAACTCCGACAGGGAAGCGGCCGTCGGCCACCCCGCCGACCCGTTCTGGGTCGCCTCGCTCCGGCAGTGGAACGCGGTCTGCTGGGTGCTGTTCGCGGCCATGTCCGTGGGGCTGGCCGCGCTGGACCGGCCCGGCGGCAGCAAGTACGCGGCCCTGGCGCTGCTGGGCTGTGTGGCGCTCGCCTATCTGATCCTCGACCGCTTCCCCGACAACCCCGTCCTGCGGCCGCACACCTATCTGTGGGTGCTCGTCCTCGGGCTCGGCGGCCTGTCGTATCTGCGCGGCGGCTATGCGGCGCTGTTCATCGTGACGCTGCCGCACTACTGGCTGTTCGGCAGGACGCCGCGGACGTCCATCGTGTTCACCGGGCTCGCCACCGTCTCGTCGCTGACCGGGAGCTGGCTGCGGCAGGGCTGGAGCGCGGACTTCCTGAGCTCCACGCTCGTGTCCACCCTCATCGTGGCCGCGGCCAGCGTGCTGCTCGGGCTGTGGGTGCACGCGGTCGTCGCCCAGAGCAAGGAACGGGCCGGGCTGATCGCCGCGTTGGAACGCACCCAGCTGGAGCTGTCCGAGGCGCACCAGCGCCAGGGCGCCGCGGACGAGCGCGAGCGCATCGCGCGGGACATCCACGACACGCTCGCGCAGGGATTCGCATCGATCATCGTGCTGGCCGAAGCCGCACGGGCCGGGCTCGACACGGACACGGAAAGGAGCGCCCAGCAGTTGCGCTCGATCGAGAACACCGCGCGCGAGAACCTGGCCGAGGCCCGTGCCCTGGTCGGCTCCGCGCAGGTCGGCCAGGTGGCCGTGGGATCGGTGGCCCAGACGCTGCGCCGCACCCTGGACCGGTTCACCGAGGACTCCGGACTCACCGTCACCGCCGACCTGGCGGACATCGCGTGCGACCAGCCCACCAGGATCGCCCTGCTGCGGTGCACGCAGGAGTCCCTGGCCAATGTGCGCAAGCACGCGGCCGCGTCCACGGTGGGCGTCGTCCTCTCCAAGCAGCCGTTCGGCGTGGAACTGGAGATCACCGATGACGGACGCGGTTTCGTGGTCGGGCGAGCGCGGGGGTTCGGGCTGGACGGGATGCGCAAGCGCCTGGCCGAACTCGGTGGCCGGCTCACGGTCACCAGCTCGGTCGGCGACGGCACCCGCGTACTGGCCGTGATCCCCACGACCGAGGACGAGGTAGTGGCATGA
- a CDS encoding DUF397 domain-containing protein produces MSTPIQWRKSSFSGAQGPDCVEVARGSGGVLLRESDEPRAVLSLDPSRFAMFLAAAKAGEFDAFAGRIERA; encoded by the coding sequence ATGAGTACTCCGATTCAGTGGCGGAAGTCGAGCTTCTCGGGTGCCCAAGGGCCGGACTGCGTCGAAGTGGCGCGCGGGTCCGGCGGGGTCCTTCTGCGGGAGAGTGACGAGCCCCGAGCCGTTCTCTCCCTCGATCCGAGCCGCTTCGCGATGTTCCTCGCCGCCGCGAAGGCGGGGGAGTTCGACGCGTTCGCGGGCCGAATAGAGAGGGCGTAG
- a CDS encoding MMPL family transporter encodes MKQLPVRAARWSALHPWRAIVGWLVFVVLCLGIGSAVGTHGATTEDYRVGEAGRAEAMAADGHLQRRPTEQVLISARPGAGALDKAAADAAARDVVARMERLPEVETVAPPRMSKDGETLLVEVTMKGSELDAKKHVDPLRAQSAAVQKDNPRLLVEETGSPSIGKGVDAQRGSDLALSEAITLPVTLITLLVVFGSVVMALVPLLLALSSIAAAMGLSMIASHLSPDAGVGNNVILLIGLAVGVDYTLFYLKREREERARTGGTLRPEALVELAAATSGRAVVVSGLAVIASTATLYLASDVIFSSLATGTVVVVAVAVVSSLTVLPALLVKIGQRAERRAANKTPWRERRERRARREPRTGSGRVWAALMRPATHHPARTLCVSVLVMLGLAAPVAGLNLTEMSRDTHSRAIPAMRTYDRLNEAFPELRVTHQVVVRAAADRAGEVTEALRELGRRAQGDPLFTGSPRLRTSADHTVSVLELSVPYLGDSTEARDSLGHLREDYLPATVGALRGVQYGVTGDVARYADYPAHQSDKLPLVIGALLLVTFAMTVLAFRSVVLGLVGVVLNLLSAAAALGLLVLVFQGEWAEGLLGFHSTGSIGSRVPLFLFVILFGLSMDYQVFVVSRIREAALRGVPTRTAVLEGIGSSARVVTSAAVVMVTVFASFVFLHLIEMKQIGFVLAAAVLLDAFIIRIMILPSVMLLLGKASWWPSRGMRRAQSTAVRPGPVGDAPGPVGEARGPVGETVPADVR; translated from the coding sequence ATGAAACAGCTACCTGTGCGCGCCGCTCGCTGGAGCGCTCTGCACCCCTGGCGTGCCATCGTCGGATGGCTGGTGTTCGTGGTGCTGTGCCTGGGCATCGGCAGCGCGGTCGGCACCCATGGCGCGACCACCGAGGACTACCGGGTCGGCGAGGCCGGCCGGGCCGAGGCCATGGCGGCCGACGGACATCTTCAGCGCCGCCCCACCGAGCAGGTGCTGATCTCGGCGAGGCCGGGCGCGGGCGCCCTGGACAAGGCGGCGGCCGACGCCGCCGCGCGGGACGTCGTCGCCCGGATGGAGCGGCTGCCCGAGGTCGAGACCGTCGCCCCGCCCCGTATGTCGAAGGACGGCGAGACCCTGCTGGTCGAAGTGACCATGAAGGGTTCGGAGCTGGACGCCAAGAAGCATGTCGACCCGCTGCGCGCCCAGTCGGCGGCGGTCCAGAAGGACAACCCGAGGCTGCTGGTGGAGGAGACCGGCAGCCCCTCCATCGGCAAGGGCGTGGACGCGCAGCGCGGCAGCGATCTGGCCCTCTCCGAAGCGATCACCCTGCCGGTCACCCTGATCACCCTGCTGGTCGTGTTCGGCTCGGTGGTCATGGCCCTGGTGCCGCTGCTGCTGGCGCTCTCGTCGATCGCCGCGGCCATGGGGCTTTCGATGATCGCCTCGCACCTTTCCCCCGATGCCGGAGTGGGCAACAACGTCATCCTGCTCATCGGCCTCGCGGTCGGCGTCGACTACACCCTCTTCTACCTCAAGCGGGAGCGTGAGGAACGGGCGCGCACGGGCGGGACGCTGAGGCCCGAGGCCCTGGTGGAGCTGGCCGCCGCGACCTCAGGCCGGGCCGTGGTGGTGTCCGGGCTCGCCGTCATCGCCTCCACGGCGACGCTGTACCTGGCGTCCGACGTCATCTTCTCCTCGCTGGCGACCGGCACCGTCGTGGTGGTGGCCGTGGCCGTGGTCAGTTCGCTGACCGTGCTGCCCGCGCTGCTGGTGAAGATCGGTCAGCGGGCCGAGCGCCGGGCGGCCAACAAGACACCGTGGCGGGAGCGGCGGGAGCGGCGGGCGCGGCGGGAGCCGCGGACCGGCTCCGGCCGGGTGTGGGCCGCGCTGATGCGGCCCGCGACCCACCACCCCGCCCGGACGCTGTGCGTCTCGGTGCTGGTCATGCTGGGCCTCGCCGCCCCGGTGGCGGGGCTGAACCTGACCGAGATGAGCCGGGACACCCACTCCCGCGCCATCCCCGCCATGCGTACGTACGACCGGCTGAACGAGGCGTTCCCGGAGCTGCGGGTCACCCATCAGGTGGTCGTGCGCGCGGCGGCGGACCGGGCCGGCGAGGTGACGGAGGCGCTGCGGGAACTGGGCCGACGGGCCCAGGGCGACCCGCTGTTCACCGGTTCGCCCCGGCTGCGGACCTCGGCGGACCACACGGTCAGCGTGCTGGAGCTGTCCGTGCCGTATCTGGGCGACTCCACCGAGGCCCGGGACTCCCTCGGCCACCTCCGCGAGGACTACCTGCCCGCCACGGTCGGCGCGCTGCGGGGCGTGCAGTACGGGGTGACCGGGGACGTCGCCCGCTACGCCGACTATCCGGCGCACCAGAGCGACAAGCTCCCGCTGGTCATCGGAGCGCTGCTGCTGGTCACCTTCGCCATGACGGTGCTCGCGTTCCGCTCCGTGGTGCTCGGCCTCGTCGGCGTCGTCCTCAACCTGCTGTCCGCCGCGGCGGCGCTCGGACTGCTGGTGCTGGTGTTCCAGGGCGAGTGGGCGGAGGGACTGCTCGGCTTCCACTCCACCGGGTCGATCGGCTCCCGGGTGCCGCTGTTCCTGTTCGTCATCCTCTTCGGGCTCTCGATGGACTACCAGGTGTTCGTGGTGAGCCGGATCAGGGAGGCCGCGCTGCGCGGGGTGCCCACCCGCACGGCGGTGCTGGAGGGGATCGGCAGCTCGGCGCGCGTGGTGACCAGCGCGGCGGTGGTGATGGTGACGGTCTTCGCCAGCTTCGTCTTCCTGCATCTGATCGAGATGAAGCAGATCGGCTTCGTACTGGCGGCGGCCGTGCTGCTGGACGCCTTCATCATCCGCATCATGATCCTGCCGTCGGTGATGCTGCTGCTCGGCAAGGCGAGCTGGTGGCCCTCGCGCGGAATGCGGCGCGCCCAGTCGACCGCCGTGCGCCCGGGGCCGGTTGGGGATGCCCCGGGGCCGGTTGGGGAAGCCCGGGGGCCGGTTGGGGAGACCGTACCGGCCGACGTACGTTGA